The following coding sequences are from one Ovis canadensis isolate MfBH-ARS-UI-01 breed Bighorn chromosome 7, ARS-UI_OviCan_v2, whole genome shotgun sequence window:
- the LOC138444065 gene encoding olfactory receptor 4F4, which translates to MIGMFQVTTEDISWNESISETNHSTVTEFIFLGLSNSQELQIFLVVFFFVFYVAIVFGNLLIVITVASDSHLHSPMYFLLANLSLIDLCLSSVTAPKMIADFFSKCKVISFKGCLAQIFLLHFFGGSELVILIAMAFDRYVAICKPLRYTTIMRGNVCAGFVAAAWGTGFLYSVSQLAFAVNLPFCGPNEVDSFYCDLPRVIKLACTDTYRLDIMVIANSGVLTVCSFFLLIISYTVILVTIQHLPSERSSKALSTLTAHITVVLLFFGPCIFIYAWPFPIKSLDKFLAVFYSVVTPFLNPMIYTLRNKDMKTAMRRLRKWNINSRIKSQIS; encoded by the coding sequence GTAACTACAGAGGATATTTCCTGGAATGAATCAATAAGTGAAACAAATCACTCCACGGTGACTGAGTTCATTTTTCTAGGACTCTCCAATTCTCAGGAACTCCAGATTTTCCTAGTTGTGTTCTTTTTTGTATTCTATGTAGCAATTGTGTTCGGGAACCTTCTTATTGTCATAACTGTGGCTTCTGACTCCCACCTTCACTCCCCCATGTACTTCCTGCTGGCCAACCTCTCACTCATTGACCTGTGTCTGTCTTCAGTCACAGCCCCCAAGATGATTGCTGATTTTTTCAGTAAATGTAAGGTCATCTCGTTCAAGGGCTGCCTTGCTCagatatttctccttcatttctttggtGGGAGTGAGTTGGTGATCCTTATAGCCATGGCCTTTGACAGATATGTAGCAATCTGTAAACCCCTTCGCTACACTACAATTATGCGTGGCAATGTATGTGCTGGCTTTGTGGCTGCTGCATGGGGAACTGGCTTCCTCTACTCAGTGAGCCAGTTGGCCTTTGCAGTGAATTTACCTTTCTGTGGTCCCAATGAGGTAGATAGCTTTTACTGTGACCTTCCTAGGGTCATCAAACTTGCCTGCACAGATACCTATAGGTTGGATATCATGGTCATTGCTAACAGTGGTGTGCTCactgtgtgttctttttttctgctaaTCATCTCATACACTGTCATCTTAGTGACCATCCAGCATCTCCCTTCAGAGAGGTCATCCAAGGCTCTGTCTACTTTAACTGCTCATATCACAGTAGTTCTTCTGTTCTTCGGACCATGTATCTTCATTTATGCCTGGCCATTCCCCATCAAGTCATTAGATAAATTCCTTGCTGTGTTTTATTCTGTAGTCACTCCTTTCTTGAACCCAATGATatacacactgagaaacaaaGACATGAAGACTGCAATGAGACGGCTGAGAAAATGGAATATCAATTCTAGGATAAAGTCTCAGATCTCATAA